A single region of the Lactobacillus xylocopicola genome encodes:
- a CDS encoding carbohydrate ABC transporter permease yields the protein MKTNQKKAWLFLAPTIIFVTLFSIYPILRAFGMSFQGGSLIDLNWTELNNYKYIFNDPEFWLAIKNTILYAVISVPVGLAISIMLAWIIFDKVKHKSLFETTFFMPYVTSTIAIGIVFRYIFNGDYGMLNFLLRSVHLPAPDWIDDPAMSLATIIIFGIWTSLAFNIVILMGALRNIDPNFYTIADMYGASGKDKFWRITMPELVPTIAFLLTMNIIGAFKIYTSVYALFNGQAGVGNSGTTAVFYIYNKFQIVGTPGVAMAATVILFLIILFATFLQRKMMKKIGEN from the coding sequence ATGAAGACTAACCAGAAAAAAGCGTGGCTTTTTTTAGCGCCAACCATCATTTTCGTCACTCTATTTAGTATTTATCCGATTTTACGGGCTTTTGGAATGAGTTTTCAAGGAGGCTCACTAATTGACTTAAATTGGACCGAACTTAACAATTATAAGTATATTTTCAACGATCCAGAATTTTGGCTCGCGATTAAGAACACCATTTTATACGCAGTGATCTCAGTTCCAGTAGGCTTGGCCATTTCGATTATGTTAGCCTGGATAATTTTTGATAAGGTCAAACACAAGAGTCTTTTTGAAACGACTTTCTTTATGCCTTACGTAACGTCGACTATCGCAATCGGAATTGTCTTTCGTTATATTTTTAATGGCGACTACGGGATGCTCAACTTTTTGCTCAGGAGTGTCCACCTGCCGGCCCCTGACTGGATTGATGATCCCGCGATGTCGCTCGCAACGATCATTATTTTTGGCATCTGGACTTCTTTAGCCTTCAATATTGTTATTTTAATGGGTGCCTTGCGTAATATTGATCCTAACTTTTATACAATTGCAGATATGTACGGTGCTAGCGGCAAGGACAAGTTCTGGCGGATAACGATGCCGGAGTTGGTGCCAACAATTGCCTTTTTGCTGACCATGAACATTATCGGGGCCTTCAAGATTTATACTTCAGTCTATGCCTTGTTTAATGGGCAGGCAGGGGTCGGAAATTCAGGTACGACGGCGGTCTTCTACATTTACAATAAGTTTCAAATTGTTGGTACTCCAGGTGTTGCAATGGCAGCAACAGTCATCTTGTTCCTGATTATCCTGTTTGCAACCTTTTTGCAGCGGAAGATGATGAAGAAGATAGGAGAAAATTAA
- a CDS encoding carbohydrate ABC transporter permease, with product MKRIRLSVLFSYVILFIFAVITVFPFIYMILGGLMNFQETTSIPPTLIPHHFEWSNYAKVFARAPFARYFFNTVLTASVTTIVSLFNSLLGAFAMVNLRFKGKGLVQMVLLSLLMVPGEAIIFTNYNTIAHMGLLNTYVGLVLPFLTSIFYMYYLQSYFGSISSTIYKAAMIDGASDWDYIWKILVPMSKGGLFTVGLLSFISGWNSFLWPLLVTNEDTMRLLNNGLSAFASDAGSETQLQLAAATLTVLPILVLYLIFRKQIIKGVVRNDLKG from the coding sequence ATGAAACGAATTCGCTTGAGTGTTTTATTCAGTTATGTCATCTTGTTCATCTTCGCTGTTATTACGGTTTTTCCCTTCATTTACATGATTTTGGGGGGACTGATGAACTTTCAGGAGACGACTTCAATTCCGCCAACCCTAATTCCCCACCACTTTGAATGGTCGAATTATGCCAAAGTTTTTGCGCGGGCGCCGTTTGCACGTTACTTCTTCAATACGGTATTGACGGCTAGCGTTACCACGATTGTTAGTTTGTTTAACTCACTTCTGGGTGCTTTTGCAATGGTTAACTTGCGCTTCAAGGGCAAGGGACTGGTCCAGATGGTTTTACTGTCGCTGCTGATGGTGCCAGGAGAAGCGATTATTTTCACCAATTACAATACAATTGCGCACATGGGTTTACTCAATACTTATGTGGGTTTAGTTTTGCCGTTTTTGACGTCAATCTTCTACATGTACTACTTGCAAAGCTACTTTGGCTCAATTTCAAGTACGATTTATAAGGCTGCCATGATTGATGGTGCCAGTGATTGGGATTATATTTGGAAAATTCTGGTGCCAATGTCCAAGGGCGGTCTATTCACGGTGGGCCTGTTGAGTTTTATTTCTGGTTGGAATTCTTTTCTGTGGCCGCTTTTAGTTACTAATGAAGATACAATGCGGCTGTTAAATAATGGCCTGTCAGCCTTTGCTTCTGATGCCGGCAGTGAGACACAGTTGCAATTAGCAGCTGCAACCTTGACGGTTTTACCGATCTTAGTTCTGTACTTAATTTTCAGAAAACAGATTATCAAAGGAGTAGTGCGCAATGACCTCAAAGGATAA
- a CDS encoding MBL fold metallo-hydrolase, with product MTSKDKTRLTFYNGLTTIGGPMIEVAYRKSHVLFDLGEVYRPELKLPDESYQTLIKNQLIGDVPNFYDPKLTGQPIDTERWEHAAAYMSHLHLDHSKAMNFLAPEIPLYAGPITAQMMAPLNEQGDFLLPAAGHAASYVRPIIAAEYRKPIEVGDITLEIWPSDHDAYGATGLLIKTPDKVIAYTGDVRLHGYHPDWVHQFLAAAKGCAALIVEGTGVSWPEEKHDEDSEEFTGPKNEQELTAEIVQLQKDNPKRQITFNTYPTNVERLLRIIADSPRRVVLHAGRAHLLKELGKDYPYYYLPGEQKFADLKTELAVPYEELLNDDHKYLWQAVGNYADLQANGLYLHSNAEPLGDFDPAYKPFLQDLANKRIEFKALRCSGHADEEELREIIGEVQPQILIPVHTLHPELEENPFGERILPKRNETITL from the coding sequence ATGACCTCAAAGGATAAAACTAGGCTTACTTTTTATAATGGCTTGACTACAATTGGTGGACCAATGATTGAAGTGGCCTACCGAAAGTCACATGTCCTGTTCGATCTGGGCGAAGTCTACCGTCCAGAACTCAAACTGCCAGATGAAAGTTACCAGACGCTGATCAAAAATCAGTTGATCGGAGATGTACCTAATTTTTATGATCCTAAACTTACCGGTCAACCAATTGACACAGAGCGCTGGGAACATGCGGCAGCTTATATGTCCCATCTTCACTTAGACCATAGCAAGGCGATGAATTTTTTAGCGCCTGAGATTCCACTTTATGCGGGACCAATTACTGCCCAAATGATGGCACCACTCAATGAGCAAGGGGATTTTCTGCTACCAGCTGCTGGTCATGCGGCAAGTTATGTGAGACCGATCATCGCCGCTGAATACCGCAAGCCAATTGAGGTGGGGGATATCACACTAGAAATCTGGCCCAGTGATCATGATGCTTATGGCGCAACGGGCCTATTAATCAAGACACCTGATAAGGTGATTGCCTATACCGGTGATGTGCGCCTACATGGCTATCATCCGGATTGGGTGCACCAGTTCTTGGCAGCAGCCAAGGGTTGCGCTGCTCTTATTGTCGAGGGTACCGGTGTTTCTTGGCCAGAAGAAAAGCACGACGAGGATAGCGAGGAGTTCACTGGCCCTAAGAATGAACAGGAACTAACTGCTGAAATTGTACAATTGCAAAAAGATAATCCCAAACGACAGATTACCTTCAACACGTATCCGACTAACGTGGAGCGGCTCTTGCGAATCATTGCGGATTCACCGCGACGCGTTGTGCTACACGCTGGGCGGGCTCACCTGCTCAAGGAGTTAGGGAAGGATTATCCGTATTATTACTTGCCAGGGGAGCAAAAATTTGCTGATCTAAAAACAGAGCTGGCAGTTCCTTATGAGGAATTGTTAAATGATGATCACAAGTACCTCTGGCAAGCAGTTGGTAATTATGCTGATTTGCAGGCAAATGGTCTCTATTTGCACTCTAACGCTGAGCCGCTAGGTGACTTTGATCCGGCTTACAAACCGTTTTTGCAAGATTTGGCGAATAAAAGGATCGAGTTCAAGGCGTTGCGCTGCTCTGGGCATGCTGACGAAGAAGAGCTCAGAGAGATTATTGGGGAAGTTCAGCCACAGATACTAATCCCGGTGCACACACTGCATCCGGAGCTGGAGGAGAACCCATTTGGAGAACGGATTTTACCAAAGCGTAATGAGACAATTACGCTTTGA
- a CDS encoding extracellular solute-binding protein encodes MKFSRKLAAAFAVGLTLVGTAACSNGGNSSSSSDTEKIAKVTKKTNIVFWHGMTGVQQDTLKELTKEFEKENPKIKVKLENQGAYQDLQAKINSTLQSPNNLPTITQAYPDWLATAAKNKMLVDLKPYINNKEVGWGSEQSSDIKPALLNGAKIEGTQYGIPFNKSIESLTYNADLFKKYGIKKAPATMDELKKDAEIIYTKSKHKVVGAGFDSLSNYYVLGMKNNGVNFSSKIDFAGDTSKKVINYYADGVKAGYFRVAGSEHYLSGPFANQKVAMYIGTSAGEGFVKQGVGNRFTYDVAPRPGKYTMSQGTDVYMFKHATADQKAAAFTYIKFLVSKSSQLKWANATGYIPVNQTAADSAEYKNNKKLKLPAKLESAMENLYSIPVIKDSGAAYGQLNPIMQTIMSAAQKHQDVNGAINTGKNKFDAAWKQ; translated from the coding sequence ATGAAGTTTAGTAGAAAGCTTGCTGCAGCCTTTGCTGTCGGATTGACACTAGTCGGTACTGCTGCTTGTTCAAACGGTGGAAATTCTTCTTCAAGTTCTGATACGGAGAAGATTGCCAAGGTAACCAAGAAAACTAATATTGTTTTCTGGCATGGGATGACAGGTGTTCAACAAGATACCTTAAAGGAATTAACCAAAGAGTTTGAAAAAGAAAACCCGAAAATCAAGGTTAAGTTGGAAAACCAAGGCGCATACCAAGACCTGCAAGCCAAGATTAATTCAACTCTGCAGTCACCAAATAACTTACCGACAATCACCCAAGCTTATCCAGATTGGCTGGCAACGGCGGCTAAGAATAAGATGTTGGTTGATTTGAAGCCATATATCAACAATAAAGAGGTTGGTTGGGGCAGTGAGCAGAGCTCCGATATTAAGCCAGCACTTCTTAATGGGGCCAAGATTGAGGGTACCCAATACGGAATTCCATTCAACAAGTCAATTGAATCCCTAACTTACAATGCTGATTTGTTTAAGAAATATGGCATCAAAAAAGCTCCTGCAACAATGGATGAGCTAAAAAAGGATGCGGAAATCATCTATACCAAGAGTAAGCACAAAGTTGTTGGAGCTGGCTTTGATTCTCTATCCAACTACTATGTTTTGGGAATGAAGAATAATGGTGTTAACTTCTCCAGCAAAATTGACTTTGCCGGTGATACATCTAAGAAAGTTATTAACTACTACGCTGACGGTGTTAAGGCCGGCTACTTCAGAGTAGCTGGTTCAGAGCATTACCTTTCAGGTCCCTTTGCTAACCAAAAGGTTGCCATGTATATTGGTACTTCTGCCGGAGAAGGCTTCGTCAAGCAAGGTGTTGGCAATAGATTTACTTATGATGTTGCCCCACGTCCGGGTAAGTATACTATGTCACAAGGGACTGACGTTTACATGTTTAAACATGCAACGGCTGACCAAAAGGCCGCTGCCTTTACCTACATTAAGTTCTTAGTTTCAAAGTCTAGCCAGCTTAAGTGGGCTAATGCAACTGGTTATATCCCAGTTAACCAAACCGCTGCTGATTCGGCTGAGTATAAGAATAATAAGAAGCTTAAGCTTCCGGCTAAACTCGAAAGTGCCATGGAGAACCTGTACAGTATTCCGGTAATCAAAGATTCTGGTGCTGCTTATGGTCAACTCAACCCAATTATGCAAACCATTATGTCTGCTGCACAAAAGCACCAGGATGTAAACGGCGCAATCAATACGGGTAAAAACAAGTTTGACGCTGCTTGGAAACAATAA
- a CDS encoding extracellular solute-binding protein, with protein sequence MNFGKKLAAASVIGLALVGAVACSRRDSSIRSNQIPPVNQKTTVVFWHGMQGSQEKALQGLVHDFETANPQIKVKLEQQGNYDDLQAKLNSTMQSPKNLPTLTQAYPGWLQSAAKNQLLVDLKPYMRNKAVGWGKHSVGIKQDMLDSAKINGKQYGMPFNKSIEVLIYNPTLLKRYGIQKVPATMAELKQAAQTIYKKSKQQVVGAGFDNLNNYYVLGMKNQGQNFSSKIDFKGSQSRQVINYFAEGEKAGYFRMPGSDKYLYIPFTNQKLAMFLTSSSTETWIKQAAKPGFNYQVAARPGKYTMQQGTDLYLFNNASAMQKAAAFKLMKYLTSKGSQLKWAQKTGYLPVSEKAAAAAAYKANKQLKLPAQLETVLATNSLYSVPVTKNSNATFSQLTPIMQSILAAAQKQRNVDQAILTGQSKFDAAWQQ encoded by the coding sequence ATGAATTTCGGTAAAAAACTTGCCGCCGCGAGCGTTATCGGTCTTGCACTAGTGGGTGCTGTAGCCTGTTCTAGGCGGGATTCATCCATTAGGTCAAACCAAATTCCGCCGGTAAACCAAAAAACTACGGTGGTCTTTTGGCATGGAATGCAAGGATCGCAGGAAAAGGCACTCCAAGGGCTAGTCCATGATTTTGAAACAGCAAATCCGCAGATTAAAGTTAAGCTAGAACAGCAGGGTAACTATGATGACTTGCAGGCGAAACTTAATTCAACTATGCAATCACCCAAGAATTTACCAACTCTCACTCAGGCATATCCGGGTTGGCTGCAGAGTGCAGCTAAGAATCAGCTGTTGGTTGATTTAAAGCCCTATATGAGAAATAAGGCAGTCGGTTGGGGTAAGCATTCAGTGGGCATTAAACAGGATATGTTGGACAGCGCCAAGATTAACGGCAAGCAGTACGGCATGCCATTTAACAAGTCAATCGAAGTTTTGATCTATAATCCAACCCTGCTTAAGCGATATGGCATACAGAAAGTGCCAGCAACGATGGCTGAATTAAAGCAGGCAGCTCAAACTATCTATAAAAAGAGTAAGCAGCAGGTTGTTGGAGCAGGCTTTGATAACTTGAACAACTACTATGTGTTGGGCATGAAGAATCAAGGCCAAAACTTTTCAAGTAAGATTGATTTTAAGGGTTCCCAGTCGCGGCAAGTCATCAATTATTTTGCTGAAGGTGAAAAAGCTGGTTACTTTAGGATGCCAGGCTCAGATAAGTATCTCTATATTCCGTTTACCAACCAAAAGCTGGCCATGTTTCTTACCTCTTCATCAACTGAAACGTGGATTAAGCAAGCCGCTAAGCCAGGCTTTAACTATCAAGTAGCGGCACGTCCGGGTAAGTATACGATGCAGCAAGGGACGGATCTCTATCTGTTTAATAATGCTAGTGCAATGCAAAAGGCGGCTGCTTTTAAATTAATGAAATATCTTACTAGTAAAGGTAGTCAGCTTAAGTGGGCCCAAAAGACAGGCTATCTCCCGGTCAGTGAAAAAGCGGCTGCCGCTGCTGCCTACAAGGCTAACAAGCAGCTCAAACTGCCAGCTCAGCTGGAAACAGTTTTGGCTACTAATTCCTTGTACAGTGTACCGGTAACCAAAAATTCGAATGCGACCTTTAGTCAGCTAACGCCAATTATGCAATCCATCTTGGCGGCTGCCCAAAAGCAGCGCAACGTTGACCAGGCGATTTTGACCGGTCAGAGCAAGTTCGATGCTGCCTGGCAGCAGTAA
- a CDS encoding magnesium transporter CorA family protein — MIKEQKFLVETNYRWYDISNLSEEDSAKLQAEFNFTPDMISYISDRHERPHYDYDTNTHIHLLVYDVPIWPTTAIMHFTAQPVTFLVSGEDIFTFHNESTSYVFDEFNDRAMREKLSASQDVTELLIKFLLFSSQYFQRAVMQLDVERNKLDQKLSDNINNKDLVKLSNIEKGLVYLASSIQTNLMMLHSLKISELDFTKQAHERLDDVLIEANQSAEMVKISQQVTQTLSATSNNMMNNNLNDTMKFLTVWSLVLTIPTILTGFYGMNVSLPVGHSSSDWITITVAMIFLMGWLIILMKRHHFF, encoded by the coding sequence GTGATTAAAGAACAAAAATTTTTGGTGGAAACCAATTATCGGTGGTATGACATTAGCAACTTGAGTGAGGAAGACAGTGCAAAGTTACAAGCGGAATTTAACTTTACGCCTGACATGATCTCTTATATTTCTGACCGTCATGAACGCCCGCACTACGACTACGATACGAACACCCATATCCACCTGCTGGTTTATGATGTGCCAATTTGGCCTACTACCGCAATCATGCACTTCACCGCCCAACCAGTTACCTTTTTGGTTTCGGGTGAAGATATTTTCACCTTCCATAATGAGTCCACCAGCTATGTTTTTGACGAATTCAACGATCGTGCCATGCGGGAAAAGCTTTCCGCTTCGCAGGATGTGACTGAACTATTGATAAAGTTTTTATTATTTTCGTCGCAGTACTTTCAGCGGGCGGTCATGCAGCTCGATGTTGAACGTAACAAGTTAGATCAAAAACTATCTGATAATATCAATAACAAGGACTTGGTCAAGCTATCTAACATTGAAAAAGGGTTGGTTTATCTAGCAAGTTCAATCCAGACCAATCTGATGATGCTGCATAGCTTGAAGATATCTGAATTAGACTTTACCAAGCAGGCACATGAACGACTTGACGATGTCTTAATTGAGGCAAACCAGTCAGCTGAAATGGTTAAAATTTCCCAGCAAGTAACGCAGACATTATCAGCTACGTCCAACAATATGATGAACAACAACCTGAACGATACGATGAAATTTTTGACGGTGTGGTCACTAGTTTTGACCATTCCAACTATTTTAACTGGTTTTTACGGCATGAATGTTAGCTTACCAGTTGGACATAGTTCTTCAGACTGGATTACGATCACGGTGGCGATGATTTTTTTAATGGGTTGGTTAATTATCTTGATGAAACGACACCATTTCTTTTAA
- a CDS encoding serine hydrolase: MKNKVLIGSIVTTLLAFMLYAANLRRVEHTNLEIVGQNKKEVLPDSKAKKKHELKVPEVEYPNQIKVEAGSEQVWAKKIEKVMGKDRSYQVSVQDLNNGKYARVANSVKAHGVGASSRIFLLAASYYQEQEGKLAGKAAVKVKKAEAVKGDKVLQPGIAYALTFIRQSMMQGSQTAGNVLLDQVKPTNVDQVAKKMGASDTKFATKYTASPLATTTAADLGRVLINLYQNKTLKRQYASLALGQLNQAKNRPKVVHTSAGTIYAIGDSKANLALVETHGRVYCVSVWSENDQKFTKLGETIKQFF, from the coding sequence ATGAAAAACAAAGTGCTCATTGGTTCAATTGTGACGACCCTGCTGGCTTTTATGCTGTACGCAGCTAATTTGCGCCGGGTTGAGCATACCAACTTAGAAATTGTTGGGCAAAATAAAAAAGAAGTTTTGCCGGATAGTAAGGCAAAGAAAAAGCACGAACTTAAGGTTCCTGAGGTTGAATATCCCAACCAAATCAAAGTTGAGGCGGGCAGTGAGCAGGTTTGGGCCAAAAAGATTGAAAAAGTAATGGGCAAAGACCGCAGCTATCAGGTTAGTGTGCAGGACTTAAACAATGGCAAATATGCGCGCGTGGCTAATTCAGTCAAGGCTCACGGTGTTGGCGCAAGCAGTCGAATTTTTTTGCTTGCGGCTAGTTATTACCAGGAACAAGAGGGTAAGCTGGCCGGTAAGGCAGCAGTCAAAGTTAAAAAGGCGGAAGCCGTAAAAGGTGATAAAGTCTTGCAGCCGGGGATTGCTTATGCATTAACCTTTATCAGGCAGTCGATGATGCAAGGCAGTCAGACAGCCGGTAATGTGCTCTTGGACCAAGTTAAGCCAACTAATGTTGACCAGGTTGCTAAGAAGATGGGGGCAAGTGACACCAAGTTTGCGACTAAATACACCGCTAGTCCGCTAGCTACAACGACTGCAGCAGATTTGGGCCGCGTTTTGATCAACCTGTATCAGAATAAGACCTTGAAGCGGCAGTATGCTAGTTTAGCGCTGGGTCAATTGAATCAAGCAAAAAATAGACCGAAAGTCGTTCATACTAGCGCGGGTACTATTTATGCTATTGGTGACAGTAAGGCTAATCTTGCACTGGTTGAAACTCACGGGCGGGTATATTGTGTGAGCGTGTGGAGTGAAAATGACCAAAAATTCACGAAGCTTGGTGAAACCATTAAGCAGTTTTTTTAA
- a CDS encoding TetR/AcrR family transcriptional regulator, which translates to MVKKRSLDLDKVIEKATELIGQKGLSATTLPTLAKELNVRSQSLYHYVSGRKQLLSLVGASRINILKQKLVDNLMGLSGKEAILKFADIVRDFILDDPALISILYHLNEYQQEDAITQEILNIIALADKLNLRDNSTVSLHSLIGAVLGYVFLDVSSSFADETSAKANEGYHEMILQLVLPKSILQD; encoded by the coding sequence TTGGTTAAAAAAAGGAGCCTCGATTTAGATAAGGTAATTGAAAAAGCAACGGAACTAATTGGACAAAAGGGTCTTTCTGCCACCACTTTGCCCACTTTGGCAAAAGAGCTAAATGTTCGTTCCCAGTCGCTTTATCATTATGTTTCTGGTCGTAAACAGTTATTGTCGCTGGTTGGCGCAAGTAGAATTAATATCTTAAAGCAAAAACTAGTTGATAATTTGATGGGGCTTTCGGGCAAGGAAGCAATTCTCAAGTTTGCGGATATCGTGCGAGACTTTATCTTGGACGATCCCGCCTTGATTAGCATTCTGTACCATCTTAATGAATATCAGCAAGAGGACGCGATTACACAAGAAATCCTAAACATAATTGCGTTGGCCGATAAACTAAACCTACGCGATAACAGCACAGTTTCGCTTCATTCCCTGATTGGTGCAGTTCTAGGTTATGTTTTCTTGGATGTGTCCTCATCCTTTGCTGATGAGACCAGTGCGAAAGCTAATGAGGGTTATCATGAAATGATTTTACAATTAGTTCTACCTAAAAGTATTTTGCAAGATTAG
- a CDS encoding MMPL family transporter translates to MQKLFKNHIFSLIAWVLILIISVVALPDVTGLTREHSNVSLPANVQSEVAQTIQNDWGPKKKNTYEIAVVFNKKSGKLTADDKRAINQTVAKLKNDRDEYGIKDVLAPDDNIATRKKLQSKNNTTWVMQLNVAKKHAPINEVETQLNKAVKTAGVRTYVTGADVLQNAFSNSIQEGIKKTEAITVVFIFIVLVIVFKSPIVPLISLLTVGVSFITAFSIVTNLVKYQNFPFSNFTQVFIVIVLFGIGTDYNILLYDKFKENLGIGMDRYKAMKDALKVAGKTILYSGSSILIGFSALSLANFSIYRSAVGVAVGVAILLVVLLTLNPFFMAVLGEKMFWPVKKFGGEHEDKLWHGISKGTMAHPIIYLLVLAVVVIPFGLMYSGHLNYDDTDEIDNNVPAKAGMLVVEKNFSKGMAEPSTLYIKSDHRLDNEADLKLIDQLTKQLQGSKDVSFVTSVTQPYGESIQQLYVKNQLNTVNQGVDQARAGLNKLSKASKKLASGATALSSGSSQLQGGTSQLQGGAGRLQSGTSQLANGLNQLNSQLSASAQGMAGQQQNTKATLEKSYKDNLSKSIGSLPGLTPQQKMAAMQAAGAALEKAWQQSSSSMPNASGQMGQLQSGVGRLASASGQLNSGASTLNGGIGQLNSSVGQLTAGAGQLASNMPKITSGVDSINSGLGQGAAYLTGLASSTAANTFYIPKEFIKNDTFQKSVANYLSPDKKSAMLIIVFDSNPSNTEATKKAQALSLTAKKTFEGTRLEKSTVAMGGQSAKIADVKDVANKDFLRTAAIMLIGIGIALIFVTRSLLQPLYILGTLLIAYFCSLSISEWIVKAIMGKDLLTWNTPFFSFIMLIALGVDYSIFLMTRYRDIDGGKPSERMLKACGIIGTVVVSAAVILGGTFAALIPSGIPTLIEVALAVIIGLVILVFIMPITLSAAVKLTYEGVHWGKRKRK, encoded by the coding sequence GTGCAAAAATTATTTAAAAACCATATTTTTTCATTAATTGCATGGGTTTTGATTTTAATTATTTCGGTTGTGGCTTTACCAGATGTCACGGGATTAACACGGGAGCACTCGAATGTTTCCTTGCCTGCAAACGTTCAAAGTGAAGTCGCCCAAACAATTCAAAATGACTGGGGTCCTAAGAAAAAGAACACCTATGAAATTGCAGTTGTTTTCAATAAAAAAAGCGGTAAGTTAACGGCTGATGATAAACGTGCCATTAATCAAACTGTTGCTAAACTGAAAAATGACCGGGATGAGTACGGCATCAAAGACGTTTTAGCGCCTGATGATAATATTGCTACCCGCAAGAAGTTGCAGTCCAAAAATAATACTACCTGGGTCATGCAATTAAATGTGGCCAAAAAGCATGCGCCGATTAATGAAGTAGAGACGCAATTGAATAAAGCGGTCAAGACTGCTGGTGTGCGTACCTATGTAACGGGTGCAGATGTCTTACAAAATGCCTTTTCAAACTCTATCCAAGAAGGAATTAAAAAGACAGAAGCAATTACTGTTGTCTTTATTTTTATTGTTTTGGTAATTGTGTTTAAGTCACCAATTGTTCCATTAATTTCTCTCTTGACGGTTGGGGTATCTTTTATTACCGCCTTTTCAATTGTGACCAACCTGGTCAAATACCAAAACTTCCCGTTTTCTAACTTTACCCAAGTCTTTATTGTGATTGTCTTATTCGGAATAGGTACAGATTACAACATCCTGCTTTACGATAAATTTAAGGAGAATTTGGGCATTGGCATGGACCGTTATAAGGCCATGAAAGACGCCCTGAAAGTAGCCGGGAAGACCATTCTGTATTCGGGTTCATCGATTTTAATTGGTTTTTCAGCCCTTAGTTTGGCCAATTTCTCAATCTATCGCTCAGCGGTTGGAGTGGCCGTCGGAGTGGCAATTTTATTGGTTGTTCTGTTAACTCTCAATCCGTTTTTTATGGCTGTCTTGGGCGAAAAGATGTTTTGGCCAGTAAAGAAATTCGGTGGTGAGCATGAAGATAAGCTATGGCATGGCATTTCTAAAGGTACCATGGCTCACCCGATAATCTATTTATTGGTTTTGGCAGTTGTGGTGATTCCCTTCGGCTTGATGTATTCTGGTCATCTAAATTATGACGATACTGATGAAATCGATAATAATGTTCCAGCCAAGGCGGGGATGCTGGTTGTTGAAAAGAACTTCTCCAAGGGTATGGCGGAGCCGTCCACCCTTTACATTAAGAGTGACCACCGTCTTGATAATGAAGCTGACCTAAAATTAATCGATCAGTTGACCAAGCAACTTCAAGGTTCAAAAGATGTTTCTTTTGTAACTTCGGTTACCCAACCATACGGTGAAAGTATCCAGCAATTGTATGTCAAGAACCAATTGAATACGGTTAACCAAGGCGTCGATCAGGCCCGTGCCGGTCTGAATAAGTTGAGTAAGGCAAGCAAGAAATTAGCCAGTGGTGCAACTGCCCTGTCTAGTGGAAGCAGTCAGCTGCAAGGTGGTACGAGTCAACTGCAAGGTGGTGCCGGACGCCTCCAAAGTGGTACTTCGCAGTTGGCTAACGGGCTAAACCAGTTGAATTCCCAGCTAAGTGCTAGTGCGCAAGGAATGGCTGGTCAGCAGCAGAACACCAAGGCTACTTTAGAAAAGAGTTACAAAGATAATCTGTCTAAGAGCATTGGCAGTCTGCCAGGCCTAACTCCACAACAAAAGATGGCGGCAATGCAAGCTGCTGGTGCTGCTTTGGAAAAAGCATGGCAGCAGAGCTCATCGTCAATGCCTAACGCTTCTGGACAAATGGGTCAACTACAGTCAGGTGTGGGCCGGTTAGCCTCGGCTTCTGGTCAGCTAAACTCCGGTGCCAGCACCTTAAATGGCGGTATTGGTCAGCTGAATTCTAGTGTGGGCCAACTTACCGCGGGTGCGGGCCAATTGGCCAGCAACATGCCTAAGATTACTTCCGGTGTGGATAGTATCAATAGTGGTTTGGGACAAGGTGCCGCATACTTGACGGGCTTAGCCAGTTCTACCGCTGCTAATACTTTTTATATTCCCAAAGAATTTATCAAAAATGATACGTTCCAAAAATCAGTTGCTAATTACCTTAGTCCTGACAAGAAGTCGGCCATGTTGATCATTGTTTTTGATTCGAATCCAAGTAACACTGAAGCAACAAAAAAGGCGCAAGCGCTTAGTTTAACGGCCAAAAAGACTTTTGAAGGTACTAGACTTGAAAAGTCAACGGTGGCCATGGGTGGTCAAAGTGCTAAGATTGCAGACGTCAAAGACGTGGCCAATAAAGACTTTCTTAGAACTGCCGCTATTATGTTAATTGGGATTGGCATCGCGCTGATCTTCGTTACCCGGTCATTGCTGCAACCACTGTACATTTTGGGAACATTACTGATTGCTTACTTCTGCTCACTGTCAATTAGTGAATGGATAGTTAAAGCAATCATGGGTAAAGACCTGTTGACTTGGAATACGCCATTCTTCAGTTTTATCATGTTAATTGCCCTAGGAGTTGACTACAGTATCTTCTTGATGACGCGTTATCGCGATATTGATGGTGGTAAACCGAGTGAGCGGATGCTGAAAGCATGTGGTATTATCGGAACAGTGGTAGTTTCGGCGGCAGTTATCCTCGGTGGTACCTTTGCTGCCTTAATTCCATCCGGTATTCCAACTTTGATTGAGGTTGCCTTAGCCGTGATTATCGGCCTGGTTATTCTGGTCTTCATCATGCCAATTACCCTGTCGGCAGCGGTTAAACTGACTTACGAGGGTGTGCATTGGGGCAAGCGCAAGCGTAAATAA